A region of Rhizorhabdus wittichii RW1 DNA encodes the following proteins:
- a CDS encoding Glutathione S-transferase, N-terminal domain (PFAM: Glutathione S-transferase, N-terminal domain) has protein sequence MAIIVHHLENSRSQRVLWMLEELGLAYEVRRYERDPKTMLAPPALKQVHPLGKSPVVEHDGRVVAETATILEYLVALSAGRLGPPEDPDGALRWRYFLDYAEGSLMPPLLLSLVIGRMGPFGWPARGFVTRMAMTHIDYVESELSQRPWFAGAEFSAADVMMSFPLEAGRQRLKLDGRRPSILAWLDRIHARPAYQAALEKGGPYAYA, from the coding sequence ATGGCGATCATCGTCCACCATCTCGAAAATTCGCGATCGCAGCGCGTCCTGTGGATGCTGGAGGAGCTGGGCCTCGCCTATGAGGTCCGCCGCTACGAACGCGATCCGAAGACGATGCTCGCGCCGCCCGCGCTCAAGCAGGTCCATCCGCTCGGCAAGTCGCCCGTCGTAGAGCATGACGGCCGCGTCGTCGCCGAGACCGCGACGATCCTCGAATATCTGGTGGCGCTCTCGGCCGGCCGGCTCGGCCCGCCCGAGGACCCCGACGGGGCGCTGCGCTGGCGCTATTTCCTCGACTATGCCGAAGGCTCGCTGATGCCGCCGCTATTGCTGTCGCTGGTGATCGGCAGGATGGGGCCGTTCGGATGGCCCGCCAGGGGCTTCGTCACCCGCATGGCTATGACCCACATCGACTATGTCGAGAGCGAGCTCAGCCAGCGTCCCTGGTTCGCCGGTGCCGAGTTCAGCGCCGCCGACGTGATGATGAGCTTCCCGCTCGAAGCCGGCCGCCAGCGTCTCAAGCTCGACGGCCGCCGCCCGTCGATCCTCGCCTGGCTCGATCGCATCCATGCCCGCCCGGCCTATCAGGCCGCCTTGGAGAAGGGCGGACCTTACGCCTATGCGTGA
- a CDS encoding multi-sensor hybrid histidine kinase (PFAM: response regulator receiver; ATP-binding region, ATPase domain protein domain protein; histidine kinase A domain protein domain protein; PAS fold-4 domain protein) has protein sequence MATLFSAAPISASSGRFALNLLLAVLAFIASIGMAGMIWGATDNLLVAGLFMLAFCLGIGMILLVATVRARIHSRPVRLLDTELLLGTIEDSASGVAITGPGGELLCANRQYETWFGGLPTPPGLPLDAATRMQLSSAALAARRDGLAQIAGLSTDRGLIDVIVRRAGNGDDHLVWRFHRSSEFDGLGDIMRMLGSEIGRRIGSAGVMTALVDGNGIGLVANRVFLQRALGSADAPSAGWAFAELLRSDGDMIRLAADPATADPVRLIQIPLDNQGGADATLFLLLDEPTGHGAEARAVATGDLHALLGMLPIGLAVAERDGRVLFMNSSFRRAAGLGPEATIVYPSDLVVEEDKAAVSDAVRRFSAGRGSASDLSVRLKERPEENVSLTIAAAKGLGKASVLLSLKDNSEESRLKRQVAQAMKMQAVGQLAGGVAHDFNNILTAIIGHCDLMTMRHIPGDSDYDDIQQIKHNSNRAAALTRQLLAFSRQQTLRPQILQIPDVISEISNLLNRLLGETVRLEVSHGRNLGTVRADPGQLEQVIVNLAVNARDAMPDGGMLTIHTYAVSQADVRRLGIEIMPVTEYTAMKVTDTGSGISAENLNKIFEPFFTTKEVGKGTGLGLSTVYGIVKQTGGFIFAESEVGAGTSFVIYLPVHEAPAKAAAARAPVKEASTELWGTGTILLVEDEAMVRAVAERALARQGYKVLTATNGEEGLEILEAGEEPIDLVISDVVMPTMDGPSMARAAREKRPDLPIIFMSGYAEEQLRRSIDLDNIGFLPKPFSVQQIGQAAREALADHARLG, from the coding sequence ATGGCCACGCTGTTCTCCGCCGCCCCGATCTCCGCGAGCTCGGGCCGCTTCGCGCTCAACCTGCTGCTGGCGGTGCTCGCCTTCATCGCCTCGATCGGCATGGCCGGGATGATCTGGGGCGCGACCGACAATCTGCTGGTCGCCGGCCTGTTCATGCTCGCCTTCTGCCTGGGGATCGGCATGATCCTGCTGGTGGCGACGGTCCGCGCGCGAATCCACAGCCGGCCCGTACGGCTGCTCGACACCGAACTGCTGCTCGGCACGATCGAGGATTCGGCGTCCGGTGTCGCGATCACCGGACCGGGTGGCGAGCTGCTCTGCGCCAATCGCCAATATGAGACCTGGTTCGGCGGGCTGCCGACGCCGCCGGGCCTGCCGCTCGACGCGGCTACGCGGATGCAGCTTTCCTCGGCGGCGCTGGCGGCGCGACGCGACGGCCTCGCCCAGATCGCCGGGTTGTCGACCGATCGCGGCCTGATCGACGTGATCGTCCGGCGCGCGGGCAATGGCGACGATCACCTCGTCTGGCGCTTCCACCGGTCGAGCGAATTCGACGGCCTGGGCGACATCATGCGGATGCTGGGCAGCGAGATCGGCCGGCGGATCGGCAGCGCGGGGGTGATGACCGCGCTGGTCGACGGCAATGGCATCGGCCTCGTCGCCAATCGCGTCTTCCTGCAGCGCGCGCTGGGCTCGGCCGACGCGCCGAGCGCGGGCTGGGCCTTTGCCGAGCTGCTGCGCAGCGACGGCGACATGATCCGGCTCGCCGCCGATCCCGCCACCGCCGATCCGGTGCGCCTGATCCAGATACCCCTCGACAACCAGGGCGGGGCCGACGCCACGCTGTTCCTGCTGCTCGACGAGCCGACCGGCCATGGCGCGGAGGCGCGGGCGGTGGCGACCGGCGATCTCCACGCGCTGCTCGGCATGCTGCCGATCGGCCTGGCCGTGGCCGAGCGCGACGGCCGCGTCCTGTTCATGAACAGTTCGTTCCGCCGCGCCGCCGGGCTGGGGCCGGAGGCGACGATCGTCTATCCGAGCGACCTCGTCGTCGAGGAGGACAAGGCCGCCGTCTCCGACGCGGTGCGGCGCTTCTCCGCCGGGCGCGGATCGGCGAGCGACCTGTCGGTGCGGCTGAAGGAGCGGCCCGAGGAGAATGTCTCGCTGACGATCGCCGCCGCCAAGGGGCTCGGCAAGGCGTCGGTGCTGCTCAGCCTCAAGGACAATAGCGAGGAGTCGCGGCTCAAGCGGCAGGTCGCCCAGGCGATGAAGATGCAGGCGGTCGGCCAGCTCGCCGGCGGCGTCGCGCACGACTTCAACAATATCCTGACCGCGATCATCGGCCATTGCGACCTGATGACGATGCGCCACATCCCCGGCGACAGCGACTATGACGACATCCAGCAGATCAAGCACAATTCGAACCGCGCGGCGGCGCTGACCCGCCAGCTCCTGGCCTTCTCGCGGCAGCAGACGCTGCGCCCGCAGATCCTGCAGATCCCCGACGTCATCTCGGAGATATCGAACCTGCTCAACCGGCTGCTGGGCGAGACCGTCCGGCTCGAGGTCAGCCATGGCCGCAACCTCGGCACCGTCCGCGCCGATCCGGGGCAGCTCGAGCAGGTGATCGTCAACCTCGCCGTCAACGCGCGCGACGCGATGCCCGACGGCGGCATGCTGACGATCCACACCTATGCGGTTTCGCAGGCCGACGTTCGGAGGCTCGGCATCGAGATCATGCCGGTGACCGAATATACCGCGATGAAGGTGACCGACACCGGCAGCGGCATCTCGGCCGAGAACCTCAACAAGATCTTCGAGCCCTTCTTCACCACCAAGGAGGTGGGCAAGGGCACCGGCCTGGGCCTGTCGACCGTCTATGGCATCGTCAAGCAGACCGGCGGCTTCATCTTCGCCGAGAGCGAGGTGGGGGCGGGGACGAGCTTCGTCATCTACCTGCCGGTCCATGAGGCGCCCGCCAAGGCCGCCGCCGCCCGCGCGCCGGTCAAGGAGGCGAGCACCGAGCTGTGGGGCACCGGCACCATCCTGCTGGTCGAGGACGAGGCGATGGTGCGCGCCGTCGCCGAGCGGGCGCTGGCGCGGCAGGGCTACAAGGTCCTCACCGCCACCAACGGCGAGGAGGGGCTGGAGATATTGGAAGCCGGCGAGGAGCCGATCGACCTCGTCATCTCCGACGTGGTGATGCCGACGATGGACGGTCCCTCCATGGCCCGCGCGGCGCGCGAGAAGCGGCCCGACCTGCCGATCATCTTCATGTCGGGCTATGCCGAGGAACAGCTCCGCCGCTCGATCGACCTCGACAATATCGGCTTCCTGCCCAAGCCCTTCTCGGTCCAGCAGATCGGCCAGGCCGCGCGGGAGGCGCTCGCGGATCACGCGCGTCTTGGTTAG
- a CDS encoding Endothelin-converting enzyme 1 (PFAM: peptidase M13, neprilysin; peptidase M13) — MKIFLIALAASSMLVPVAAPIAGDAARAAPAKATAKPTYGDFGFDAAGMDRSVRPGDDFYAYANGDWAKDTPIPADRSNFGMFTVLDELSMARSHDILERVAKTRGTRIGDLYASFMDEAAVDAAGIAPLKPLLDAVKAIDDRSAVAAKMGDYLRLGIRTPFRAFVDQDDKYPESYIAIVRQSGLGLPDRDYYLKPDTDMAKTRAAYQAYVAQLLTLAGEPRADERAAAILAFETELAKVQWTRVDSRDSTKTYNKWTRGDFARNAPGFDWDAYLKAAGLDGQADYLVGQPSAFAGMARAIAAAPVELLKDYLLLAAINAEAPYLSKPFVDAEFAFNQTVLSGTPQNSERWKRGVTLVKEQVGEDLGQEYVKLYFTPETKAAADELVRNVIAAMGRRIDGLSWMSPETKVKARAKLAAFTPKIGYPSKWRDYSALEIRRGDLLGNVLRASAFEWRRNLNKLGRPIDRTEWGMTPMEINAYANFAMNEIVFPAAILQPPFFDPHADPAVNYGGIGAVIGHEISHHFDDQGAKYDMHGRLSDWWTADDVKRFGVLTDRIVKQYDAYEPLPGLHIQGALTQGENIADLAGLTVAYEAYQMALKGRKAPVIDGFTGDQRFYLGWAQVWRRNYREANLRQRLLTDPHSPSIQRAWVVRNLDPFYEAYDVKADEKMYLAPADRLHIW; from the coding sequence ATGAAGATTTTCCTGATCGCTCTCGCGGCGAGCAGCATGCTCGTGCCCGTGGCGGCGCCGATCGCCGGCGATGCCGCGCGCGCCGCGCCGGCGAAGGCCACGGCCAAGCCGACCTATGGCGATTTCGGCTTCGACGCCGCCGGCATGGATCGCAGCGTCCGCCCCGGCGACGATTTCTACGCCTATGCCAATGGCGATTGGGCGAAGGACACGCCGATCCCGGCGGATCGGTCGAACTTCGGCATGTTCACCGTGCTGGACGAACTGTCGATGGCGCGCAGCCACGACATCCTCGAACGGGTCGCGAAGACGCGCGGCACCCGGATCGGCGACCTCTACGCCAGCTTCATGGACGAAGCGGCGGTCGACGCCGCCGGGATCGCGCCGCTCAAGCCGCTGCTCGACGCGGTCAAGGCGATCGACGACCGGTCCGCGGTCGCGGCGAAGATGGGCGACTATCTGCGCCTCGGCATCCGGACGCCGTTCCGCGCCTTCGTCGACCAGGACGACAAATATCCCGAAAGCTATATCGCGATCGTGCGGCAAAGCGGGCTCGGCCTGCCTGATCGCGACTATTATCTGAAGCCTGATACCGACATGGCGAAGACGCGCGCGGCCTATCAGGCCTATGTCGCGCAGCTCCTGACCCTGGCGGGCGAGCCGCGCGCCGACGAGCGGGCGGCGGCGATCCTCGCCTTCGAGACCGAGCTGGCCAAGGTCCAGTGGACCCGCGTCGATTCGCGCGACAGCACCAAGACCTACAACAAATGGACGCGCGGCGACTTCGCGAGGAACGCGCCCGGCTTCGACTGGGACGCCTATCTGAAGGCGGCGGGCCTCGACGGCCAGGCCGATTATCTGGTCGGCCAGCCCAGCGCCTTCGCCGGCATGGCCAGGGCGATCGCGGCGGCGCCGGTCGAGCTGCTCAAGGATTATCTGCTGCTGGCGGCGATCAACGCCGAGGCGCCCTATCTGTCGAAGCCGTTCGTCGATGCCGAGTTCGCCTTCAACCAGACGGTGCTGTCGGGCACCCCGCAGAATTCCGAGCGCTGGAAGCGCGGCGTCACGCTGGTCAAGGAACAGGTCGGCGAGGATCTGGGCCAGGAATATGTGAAGCTCTACTTCACCCCCGAGACCAAGGCCGCCGCCGACGAGCTGGTCCGCAACGTCATCGCCGCGATGGGTCGACGGATCGACGGGCTGAGCTGGATGTCGCCCGAGACCAAGGTGAAGGCGCGCGCCAAGCTGGCCGCCTTCACGCCCAAGATCGGCTATCCGAGCAAGTGGCGCGATTATTCTGCGCTGGAGATCCGGCGCGGCGACCTGCTCGGCAACGTGCTGCGCGCCAGCGCCTTCGAATGGCGACGCAACCTGAACAAGCTGGGCCGGCCGATCGACCGGACCGAATGGGGCATGACCCCGATGGAGATCAACGCCTACGCCAATTTCGCGATGAACGAGATCGTCTTCCCCGCGGCGATCCTGCAGCCGCCCTTCTTCGATCCGCATGCCGATCCGGCGGTCAATTATGGCGGCATCGGCGCGGTGATCGGGCATGAGATCAGCCATCATTTCGACGACCAGGGCGCCAAGTACGACATGCACGGCCGGCTGTCCGACTGGTGGACCGCCGACGACGTCAAGCGCTTCGGCGTGCTGACCGACCGGATCGTCAAGCAATATGACGCCTATGAGCCGCTGCCCGGCCTGCACATCCAGGGCGCGCTGACCCAGGGCGAGAACATCGCCGATCTCGCCGGCCTGACCGTCGCCTATGAGGCCTATCAGATGGCGCTGAAGGGGCGGAAGGCGCCGGTGATCGACGGCTTCACCGGCGACCAGCGCTTCTATCTGGGCTGGGCGCAGGTGTGGCGCCGCAACTATCGCGAGGCCAATCTGCGGCAACGGCTGCTCACCGATCCGCACTCGCCCTCGATCCAGCGCGCCTGGGTCGTCCGCAACCTCGATCCCTTCTACGAGGCCTATGACGTGAAGGCCGACGAGAAGATGTACCTCGCGCCGGCGGATCGCCTGCACATCTGGTAG
- a CDS encoding recA protein (TIGRFAM: recA protein~PFAM: RecA domain protein~SMART: AAA ATPase): protein MSAQLKLIGSEREAANMDRQKALEAALAQIDRAFGKGSAMKLGSRETMQVEAISTGSLGLDIALGIGGLPKGRVVEVFGPESSGKTTLALHAIAEAQKVGGTAAFIDAEHALDPVYAKKLGVNIDELIVSQPDTGEQALEIADTLVRSNAIDVLVIDSVAALVPRAEIEGEMGDSHVGLQARLMSQALRKITGSISRSKCLVIFINQIRMKIGVMYGSPETTTGGNALKFYASVRLDIRRTGAIKDRDEVVGNATRVKVVKNKVAPPFKQVEFDIMYGEGVSKVGELLDLGVKAGLVEKSGAWFSYDSIRIGQGRENSKVYLRENPEVAAKLEAAIRGNADGVGEAMMAGPSEDDDI, encoded by the coding sequence ATGTCGGCGCAGTTGAAGCTCATCGGATCCGAAAGGGAAGCAGCGAATATGGATAGGCAGAAGGCCCTTGAAGCCGCATTGGCGCAGATCGACCGCGCCTTCGGCAAGGGCTCGGCGATGAAGCTCGGCAGCCGCGAGACGATGCAGGTCGAGGCGATCTCGACCGGGTCGCTCGGGCTCGACATCGCGCTCGGCATCGGCGGCCTGCCCAAGGGGCGCGTCGTCGAGGTGTTCGGGCCGGAAAGCTCGGGCAAGACCACGCTCGCGCTCCACGCGATCGCCGAGGCGCAGAAGGTGGGCGGCACCGCGGCGTTCATCGACGCCGAGCATGCGCTCGATCCGGTCTATGCCAAGAAGCTCGGCGTCAATATCGACGAGTTGATCGTCTCGCAGCCCGACACCGGCGAGCAGGCGCTGGAGATCGCCGACACGCTGGTCCGCTCGAACGCGATCGACGTGCTGGTGATCGACTCGGTCGCGGCGCTGGTTCCCCGCGCCGAGATCGAGGGCGAGATGGGCGACAGCCATGTCGGCCTCCAGGCCCGGCTGATGAGCCAGGCGCTGCGCAAGATCACCGGCTCGATCAGCCGGTCGAAGTGCCTGGTCATCTTCATCAACCAGATCCGCATGAAGATCGGCGTGATGTACGGTTCGCCGGAGACGACGACCGGCGGCAACGCGCTGAAATTCTACGCTTCGGTCCGTCTCGACATCCGCCGTACCGGCGCGATCAAGGACCGCGACGAGGTGGTCGGCAACGCCACCCGCGTCAAGGTCGTCAAGAACAAGGTCGCCCCGCCGTTCAAGCAGGTCGAGTTCGACATCATGTATGGCGAGGGCGTGTCGAAGGTCGGCGAATTGCTCGACCTCGGCGTCAAGGCCGGCCTCGTCGAGAAGTCGGGCGCCTGGTTCAGCTATGATTCGATCCGCATCGGCCAGGGCCGCGAGAATTCGAAGGTCTATCTGCGCGAGAATCCTGAGGTCGCCGCCAAGCTCGAAGCCGCGATCCGCGGCAATGCCGACGGCGTCGGCGAGGCGATGATGGCGGGTCCGTCCGAGGACGACGACATCTGA
- a CDS encoding alanyl-tRNA synthetase (TIGRFAM: alanyl-tRNA synthetase~PFAM: alanyl-tRNA synthetase, class IIc; phosphoesterase, DHHA1; Threonyl/alanyl tRNA synthetase, SAD) produces the protein MTSTNDIRRSFLDHFAKEGHELVPSAPLVPHNDPTLMFVNAGMVPFKNVFTGLEKRPYSTATSSQKCVRAGGKHNDLDNVGYTARHHTFFEMLGNFSFGDYFKERAISLAWSLITGTWGIPADRLTVTVFHTDDEAFDLWKKIGMPDSRIIRIPTSDNFWSMGDTGPCGPCSEIFYDHGAHIPGGPPGSPDEDGDRFVEIWNLVFMQYEQVDKETRIDLPRPSIDTGMGLERIAAVLQGVHDNYDTDTFKALIAASGELTRTATNGDFKASHRVIADHLRASGFLVADGVLPANEGRGYVLRRIMRRAMRHAHLLGAAEPLMHRLVPSLVAEMGAAYPELVRAQPLIEETLKLEETRFRQTLANGLRLLDEATGAMKPGDVLPGAVAFKLYDTFGFPYDLTEDALRAQDLGVDRSGFDAAMAEQKAAARAAWKGSGEKASDEVWFDIAEEFGGTEFTGYVSEEGDGQLLAIVKDGQRVAEAKAGDEVVLVTNQTPFYGESGGQMGDAGRITGDDGLEIAVEDTAKPLGRVHAHRGTVVSGSVRTGDALHLVVDGDRRTRIRANHSATHLLHAALRNRLGSHVTQKGSLVAADRFRFDFSHPKALTPEDIAAIEAEVNRHIRENDEVTTRLMTPDAAIEAGAMALFGEKYGDEVRVLSMGKAGRDLGAKSYSVELCGGTHVSALGDIALFKIISESAVSSGVRRIEALTGEAARQWLTQRDEKLKEAAAALKTAPDDVPARIAVLVEERRKLERELAEAKKALALGGGSKAEAAGPEDVAGVKFLPQVVDGLDPKGLRGLVDDAKASLGSGVSVIVAVNDGRASVAAGVTADLVDRISAVDLVKAAVAALGGQGGGGRPDMAQGGGPDGDKAADAVAAVRDALAKVPA, from the coding sequence ATGACCTCGACCAACGACATTCGCCGCTCGTTCCTCGACCATTTCGCGAAGGAAGGGCATGAACTGGTGCCGTCGGCGCCGCTGGTGCCGCACAACGATCCCACGCTGATGTTCGTCAACGCGGGCATGGTGCCGTTCAAGAATGTCTTCACAGGCCTCGAGAAACGGCCCTATTCGACCGCGACCTCGTCGCAGAAATGCGTGCGCGCCGGCGGCAAGCACAATGATCTCGACAATGTCGGATATACCGCGCGCCACCACACCTTCTTCGAGATGCTCGGCAACTTCTCGTTCGGCGACTATTTCAAGGAACGCGCGATCAGCCTCGCCTGGAGCCTGATCACCGGCACCTGGGGCATCCCGGCCGACCGGCTGACCGTCACCGTCTTCCACACCGACGACGAGGCGTTCGACCTGTGGAAGAAGATCGGCATGCCCGACAGCCGGATCATCCGCATCCCGACCTCGGACAATTTCTGGTCGATGGGCGACACCGGCCCCTGCGGTCCCTGCTCGGAGATCTTCTACGATCATGGCGCGCACATCCCCGGCGGCCCTCCCGGCAGCCCGGACGAGGATGGCGACCGCTTCGTCGAGATCTGGAACCTCGTCTTCATGCAATATGAGCAGGTCGACAAGGAGACCCGCATCGACCTGCCGAGGCCGTCGATCGACACCGGCATGGGTCTGGAGCGCATCGCGGCGGTGCTGCAGGGCGTCCACGACAATTACGATACGGACACCTTCAAGGCGCTGATCGCCGCCTCGGGCGAATTGACCCGGACGGCGACCAATGGCGACTTCAAGGCGTCGCACCGCGTCATCGCCGATCACTTGCGCGCCTCGGGCTTCCTGGTGGCGGACGGCGTGCTGCCGGCCAATGAGGGCCGCGGCTACGTCCTGCGCCGGATCATGCGCCGCGCGATGCGCCACGCGCACCTGCTCGGCGCGGCCGAGCCGCTGATGCACCGCCTGGTGCCGAGCCTCGTCGCCGAGATGGGCGCCGCCTATCCCGAACTGGTCCGCGCGCAGCCGCTGATCGAGGAGACGCTGAAGCTGGAGGAGACCCGCTTCCGCCAGACGCTGGCCAACGGCCTGCGCCTGCTCGACGAGGCGACCGGCGCGATGAAGCCGGGCGACGTTCTGCCCGGCGCGGTCGCGTTCAAGCTCTACGACACCTTCGGCTTCCCCTACGACCTGACCGAGGACGCGCTGCGCGCGCAGGACCTGGGCGTCGACCGGAGCGGCTTCGACGCGGCGATGGCCGAGCAGAAGGCCGCCGCGCGCGCCGCCTGGAAGGGATCGGGCGAGAAGGCGTCGGACGAGGTCTGGTTCGATATCGCCGAGGAGTTCGGCGGCACCGAGTTCACCGGCTATGTCAGCGAGGAGGGCGACGGCCAGCTCCTCGCCATCGTCAAGGACGGCCAGCGCGTCGCCGAGGCGAAGGCGGGCGACGAGGTGGTGCTGGTCACCAACCAGACCCCCTTCTACGGCGAGAGCGGCGGCCAGATGGGCGATGCCGGCCGGATCACCGGCGACGACGGCCTGGAGATCGCGGTCGAGGACACCGCCAAGCCGCTCGGCCGCGTGCATGCGCATCGCGGCACGGTGGTGAGCGGGTCGGTCCGGACCGGCGATGCGCTCCACCTGGTCGTCGACGGCGATCGCCGCACCCGTATCCGCGCCAACCATTCGGCGACCCACCTGCTCCACGCGGCGCTGCGCAACCGGCTCGGCAGCCATGTGACCCAGAAGGGTAGTCTCGTCGCGGCCGACCGCTTCCGCTTCGACTTCTCGCACCCCAAGGCGCTGACGCCCGAGGACATCGCCGCGATCGAGGCCGAGGTGAACCGCCACATCCGCGAGAATGACGAGGTCACCACCCGGCTGATGACCCCCGACGCCGCGATCGAGGCCGGCGCGATGGCGCTGTTCGGCGAGAAATATGGCGACGAGGTGCGCGTCCTGTCGATGGGCAAGGCGGGCCGCGACCTCGGCGCGAAGAGCTATTCGGTCGAGCTGTGCGGCGGCACCCATGTCTCCGCGCTCGGCGATATCGCGCTGTTCAAGATCATCTCCGAAAGCGCGGTGTCGAGCGGCGTGCGCCGCATCGAGGCGCTGACCGGCGAGGCCGCGCGCCAATGGCTGACCCAGCGCGACGAGAAGCTCAAGGAAGCCGCCGCGGCGCTCAAGACCGCGCCCGACGACGTGCCCGCGCGCATCGCCGTGCTGGTCGAGGAGCGCCGCAAGCTCGAACGCGAGCTGGCCGAGGCGAAGAAGGCGCTGGCGCTGGGCGGCGGCTCCAAGGCCGAGGCGGCGGGCCCCGAGGACGTCGCGGGGGTGAAGTTCCTGCCGCAGGTCGTCGACGGGCTCGATCCCAAGGGGCTGCGCGGACTGGTCGACGACGCCAAGGCCTCGCTCGGCTCGGGCGTGTCGGTGATCGTCGCGGTCAATGACGGCCGGGCGAGCGTCGCGGCCGGCGTCACCGCCGACCTGGTCGACCGGATCAGCGCGGTCGACCTCGTCAAGGCCGCGGTGGCGGCGCTGGGCGGGCAGGGCGGCGGCGGCCGTCCCGACA
- a CDS encoding Glyoxalase/bleomycin resistance protein/dioxygenase (PFAM: Glyoxalase/bleomycin resistance protein/dioxygenase), with product MTARLNYVELPVGDTAASRAFFEQAFGWSLTAFGPDYAATTGQAGSDIGLNGDAGDATRAPLAVIETDDLEAALASVEAAGGTVSRPIFAFPGGRRFHFREPSGNELAVYVNEPG from the coding sequence ATGACCGCGCGTCTCAACTATGTCGAGCTTCCGGTCGGCGACACGGCCGCATCCAGGGCTTTCTTCGAACAGGCCTTCGGCTGGTCGCTGACCGCCTTCGGCCCCGATTATGCCGCGACGACCGGGCAGGCCGGCAGCGACATCGGCCTCAACGGCGATGCGGGCGACGCCACCCGCGCGCCGCTCGCGGTGATCGAGACCGACGATCTCGAAGCCGCGCTGGCGTCTGTCGAGGCGGCGGGCGGGACGGTCAGCCGTCCGATCTTCGCTTTTCCCGGTGGCCGCCGCTTCCACTTCCGCGAGCCTTCGGGTAACGAACTGGCCGTCTATGTGAACGAGCCGGGCTGA
- a CDS encoding SsrA-binding protein (TIGRFAM: SsrA-binding protein~PFAM: SmpB protein) has product MARPRPAEFEKKKVVAENRRARFDYFLEQFFEAGIALTGTEVKSLRFGEGSIAESYAEVKDDQVWLVNSNVPEFSHGNRFNHEPKRPRKLLLHAREIDKMRNGVSREGMTLIPLSIYFNGRGRAKVELALAKGKKLHDKRDTEKERDWKREQQRLLRDRG; this is encoded by the coding sequence ATGGCCCGCCCGCGTCCCGCAGAGTTCGAGAAGAAGAAAGTGGTCGCCGAGAACCGGCGGGCGCGCTTCGATTATTTCCTCGAGCAGTTCTTCGAGGCCGGCATCGCCCTGACCGGGACCGAGGTGAAGTCGCTGCGCTTCGGCGAGGGATCGATCGCCGAAAGCTATGCCGAGGTGAAGGACGACCAGGTCTGGCTGGTCAATTCGAACGTGCCCGAGTTCAGCCATGGCAACCGCTTCAACCATGAGCCGAAACGGCCTCGCAAGCTGCTGCTCCACGCGCGCGAGATCGACAAGATGCGCAACGGCGTCTCGCGCGAGGGGATGACGCTGATCCCGCTGTCGATCTATTTCAACGGGCGCGGCCGGGCGAAGGTCGAGCTGGCGCTGGCCAAGGGCAAGAAGCTGCACGACAAGCGCGATACCGAGAAGGAACGCGACTGGAAACGCGAGCAGCAGCGCCTGCTGCGCGATCGCGGCTGA